In the Pseudomonas sp. ADAK2 genome, one interval contains:
- a CDS encoding L,D-transpeptidase family protein has protein sequence MGQLSRLFVISRIFFMGFLISGTAFGETSPITEETPPISMMEAIPDDNVAQVIHATLEPMISAFPPLQTRPRHQRIDVNRVVLDFYTHRQFRAAWTHPDDVTQLLKNLNETQIDGLEPADFRGDDLAMAQASMQSTAPTPEQQAAFDLAATRTYLTALLQLRRGKVDPARLDMHWNFDITGADPRDDVQNFFTALDTHDVARAFAQAPPQEAVYVGLRQALAQLRMIRDRGGWPKVSEGQSLKPGMDGAAVAQLRARLAAGGYLDSRHSKNNDYDDAVMAAVKKYQTEQYLGADGVAGAATLAALNVPVQARIDQVRVNMERARWLLYKLQGTFVIVDIAGYKVALYRDGQPIWRSRVQVGKPFRSTPIFQAEITYVTFNPTWTVPPTILKEDVLPKILSNPNYLSNNRIRPLDREGNILDPSTIDWSNPRGITLRQDAGPENSLGQVVIRFPNDYAIYLHDTPHRELFAKNVRATSSGCIRVENPLQLVELLFNDPVRWNSAGIQKQLANGKTENIRLPVKVPVLLAYWTVDMGSNGRVAFKPDVYGYDSPVLKALNLPAKLPALDLQAAVGQGRP, from the coding sequence ATGGGGCAACTATCAAGGTTATTCGTCATAAGCCGCATCTTTTTTATGGGCTTTCTGATCAGCGGCACCGCGTTCGGTGAAACTTCGCCGATTACGGAGGAAACTCCGCCGATCAGCATGATGGAAGCGATACCCGACGATAACGTCGCCCAAGTGATTCATGCGACGCTGGAGCCGATGATCTCGGCTTTCCCACCGCTGCAGACCCGGCCGCGTCACCAGCGCATCGACGTTAACCGTGTGGTCCTGGATTTTTATACCCATCGGCAATTCCGGGCTGCCTGGACCCATCCTGACGATGTCACGCAGTTGTTGAAAAACCTCAACGAAACGCAAATCGATGGCTTGGAGCCGGCGGATTTTCGTGGTGATGATTTGGCCATGGCCCAGGCGTCGATGCAGAGCACCGCGCCAACACCTGAACAGCAAGCAGCTTTTGATCTCGCGGCCACCCGGACCTATCTCACGGCATTGCTGCAATTGCGTCGGGGCAAGGTCGATCCGGCGCGGCTGGACATGCATTGGAATTTCGACATTACCGGCGCCGATCCCCGGGACGACGTGCAGAACTTTTTTACCGCTCTGGACACCCATGACGTCGCCCGCGCCTTCGCGCAAGCGCCGCCGCAAGAGGCGGTGTATGTCGGTTTGCGCCAAGCCTTGGCGCAGTTGCGCATGATTCGTGACAGAGGCGGTTGGCCTAAAGTTTCCGAAGGGCAATCGCTCAAGCCGGGGATGGACGGCGCCGCGGTGGCGCAGTTGCGCGCGCGGTTGGCGGCGGGTGGTTATCTGGATTCCAGACATAGCAAAAACAATGATTACGACGATGCGGTGATGGCCGCCGTGAAGAAGTACCAGACCGAGCAATACCTGGGCGCGGATGGCGTTGCCGGCGCGGCGACCCTCGCCGCGTTGAACGTGCCGGTGCAGGCGCGTATCGATCAAGTGCGGGTCAACATGGAGCGGGCGCGCTGGTTGCTTTATAAGCTGCAGGGCACGTTCGTTATTGTTGATATTGCCGGTTATAAAGTGGCGTTGTATCGCGACGGCCAGCCGATCTGGCGCTCCCGGGTGCAGGTTGGTAAACCGTTTCGCAGTACGCCGATCTTTCAGGCCGAGATCACTTACGTCACGTTCAACCCCACTTGGACTGTGCCGCCGACGATTCTGAAAGAAGACGTGTTGCCGAAAATCCTCAGTAACCCGAATTACCTCAGCAACAACCGCATCCGTCCGCTGGATCGGGAAGGGAACATACTTGATCCGTCGACGATCGACTGGAGCAATCCGCGGGGCATCACGTTGCGCCAGGACGCAGGACCGGAAAACTCCCTGGGCCAGGTGGTCATCCGCTTCCCCAATGACTATGCGATTTACCTGCACGACACCCCGCACCGCGAGCTGTTTGCGAAGAACGTGCGGGCGACCAGTTCGGGCTGTATCCGCGTGGAAAACCCGCTGCAATTGGTGGAGTTGTTGTTCAACGATCCGGTGCGCTGGAACAGCGCCGGGATTCAAAAGCAGCTGGCCAATGGCAAGACCGAGAACATCCGCTTGCCGGTGAAAGTGCCGGTGCTGTTGGCGTACTGGACGGTGGACATGGGCAGCAATGGCCGGGTCGCGTTTAAACCGGATGTGTATGGCTACGACAGTCCGGTGTTGAAGGCGTTGAACTTGCCCGCGAAGTTGCCGGCGCTGGATTTGCAGGCGGCGGTGGGGCAGGGCAGGCCATAA
- a CDS encoding ribonuclease T2 family protein, translated as MKKLYAVIAILAITFGHIGLSNARQSQQGKAPVESVAGVFDYYLLTLSWSPTFCLTHKDDAQCSGKGYGFVLHGLWPQYAKGGWPESCPPMVALSPAERTQGLTLFPTPKLLEHEWAKHGTCSGLGAKGYLDAADKAVGTVKIPEQLQPFSSTHYFQAQEIANLFRQSNPGIAADGIAVICNGPELSEVRVCMGKDLGFGACGKGVKTSCRDGDIRVPPSR; from the coding sequence ATGAAGAAGCTTTACGCAGTCATCGCAATTCTGGCGATTACATTCGGCCACATCGGCCTGAGCAACGCTCGACAATCACAGCAAGGCAAAGCCCCGGTCGAGTCAGTGGCGGGGGTGTTCGATTACTACTTGCTGACGCTGTCCTGGTCACCGACGTTCTGCCTGACCCACAAAGACGACGCGCAATGCTCCGGCAAAGGTTACGGCTTCGTGCTCCACGGCCTCTGGCCGCAATACGCCAAGGGCGGCTGGCCGGAATCGTGCCCGCCGATGGTGGCGCTGTCCCCCGCCGAGCGCACGCAAGGGCTGACGTTGTTCCCGACCCCCAAGTTGCTTGAACACGAGTGGGCCAAACACGGCACCTGCAGTGGTCTCGGCGCCAAGGGGTATCTGGACGCGGCGGACAAGGCTGTCGGCACCGTGAAGATCCCGGAGCAACTACAACCCTTCAGCAGCACTCATTACTTCCAGGCCCAAGAGATCGCCAACCTGTTCCGTCAGAGCAATCCCGGGATTGCAGCAGACGGCATCGCGGTGATCTGCAATGGTCCCGAGTTGTCGGAAGTGCGGGTGTGCATGGGCAAGGACCTGGGGTTTGGCGCTTGCGGGAAAGGTGTGAAGACTTCGTGTCGTGATGGGGATATTCGGGTTCCGCCGTCGCGCTAA
- a CDS encoding HAD family hydrolase has protein sequence MSTQSHPITFNTAVFDLGNVLIRWNPRNLYKKLFGDDVEAMETFLAEVCHTAWNEQQDRGRTWQAAIEEAIARHPSQEALIRAYHERWEETLDGAIEDTVAILDELHANGVRLLALTNWSAETFPIALERFEFLQRFEGILVSGAEGVIKPSPEIFQLLASRYDVDMSRAVFIDDHRPNIEGAQRVGLHGIQFFNPAQLRKDLLALGLPVRAG, from the coding sequence ATGAGCACTCAGTCTCACCCGATCACTTTCAATACCGCCGTTTTCGATCTCGGCAATGTACTTATCCGCTGGAACCCCAGAAACCTTTACAAGAAGTTGTTCGGTGACGACGTAGAAGCCATGGAAACCTTCCTGGCCGAGGTCTGCCACACCGCCTGGAACGAACAACAGGACAGAGGCCGGACCTGGCAGGCAGCGATCGAGGAAGCCATCGCCCGCCATCCGAGCCAGGAAGCGCTGATCCGCGCCTACCACGAACGCTGGGAAGAAACGCTCGACGGTGCCATCGAAGACACCGTCGCCATCCTCGATGAACTGCACGCCAACGGCGTTCGCCTGCTGGCGCTGACCAACTGGTCCGCTGAAACCTTTCCGATTGCCCTTGAACGTTTTGAGTTCCTGCAGCGTTTCGAAGGGATTCTGGTGTCGGGCGCCGAAGGCGTGATCAAGCCATCGCCGGAAATCTTCCAGTTGCTTGCCTCACGCTACGACGTAGATATGAGTCGTGCGGTGTTCATTGATGATCACCGGCCGAATATTGAAGGGGCGCAGCGGGTGGGGCTTCACGGGATTCAGTTCTTTAACCCGGCGCAGTTGCGTAAGGATCTGCTGGCGTTGGGGTTGCCGGTTCGAGCAGGCTGA
- a CDS encoding PAAR domain-containing protein: MSGKPAARLTDPTACPLPGHGTNPIASGSPNVNFDGLAAARMTDKSACGSPITGGVSATVFINGLNAATLDSVGAHGNVVIGGSGTVIIGDTVVTAPFTGLLPMPVNFTDKLKLVNATTGEPMPNHPYMILRADGRQEHGVSDAAGFTHAISSHLPESIKLFLEE, from the coding sequence ATGAGCGGAAAACCCGCCGCCCGCCTCACCGACCCCACCGCCTGCCCGCTGCCGGGACACGGCACGAACCCCATCGCCAGCGGTTCGCCCAACGTCAATTTCGATGGCCTCGCTGCGGCGCGCATGACCGACAAATCGGCCTGTGGCAGCCCGATCACCGGCGGCGTCTCAGCCACCGTATTCATCAACGGCTTGAACGCCGCAACCCTCGACAGCGTGGGGGCTCACGGCAATGTGGTCATTGGCGGATCGGGCACGGTGATTATTGGCGACACCGTCGTCACGGCGCCATTCACCGGGCTATTGCCGATGCCGGTCAACTTCACCGACAAGTTGAAACTGGTGAACGCGACGACCGGCGAACCGATGCCGAATCACCCGTACATGATTTTGCGTGCGGATGGCCGGCAGGAGCACGGGGTGTCTGATGCGGCGGGGTTCACCCACGCGATCAGCTCGCATCTGCCTGAAAGCATCAAGTTGTTTTTGGAGGAGTGA
- a CDS encoding sensor domain-containing diguanylate cyclase, whose translation MPIPIHDSHHAPGALKRLPLLKASAFFIAAVCLCLCGLLYLQLEQSRRHDLALAEVASSNLTRAMAQQAEDTFMKADLVLTSLADWIQADGYDAAQVPRLQKTFVSRVQALHQLHGIFLFDQQGQWVITSFADLPHGSGVSDREYFKFHQQNVSSLAHIGPAIRSRENGEWIIPVSRRVNDKNGNFQGVLLAGIKMAYFDQFFKSFSIDDQGAMFLALTDGTLLARRPFIESQIGTSVAQGAIFQKHLPNANAGNAMINSVVDNTVRLYGYRQLEAYPLVVSAASSKDAILKDWYATAFQSSVIVALVVLGVGLFGWVFIHQVRDGGRIEADLRTAQEALELIATHDSLTGLANRRLFERALDIEFGRGARQASPLSLVMLDIDFFKRYNDTYGHVAGDHCLAEVARALKTCCHRKADLAVRYGGEEFAALLPDTDIHGAMVIAEQIRRSVMDKNITHSGSPTGYVTVSLGCYSFVPTGRDSIEVFIQRADAALYQAKHSGRNRSAVLSMEGGVEALLRSDR comes from the coding sequence TTGCCAATCCCCATTCATGACTCGCACCATGCCCCCGGCGCACTGAAACGCTTGCCTCTGCTCAAGGCTTCGGCGTTTTTCATCGCGGCGGTGTGCCTGTGCCTGTGTGGTTTGCTGTACTTGCAACTGGAGCAATCGCGGCGCCATGACCTGGCACTGGCCGAAGTCGCGTCGTCGAACCTCACGCGGGCCATGGCGCAGCAGGCCGAAGATACGTTCATGAAGGCCGATCTGGTGCTGACCAGCCTGGCGGACTGGATTCAGGCGGACGGCTATGACGCCGCCCAAGTGCCGCGCCTGCAGAAAACCTTCGTCAGTCGGGTCCAGGCACTGCATCAATTGCACGGGATTTTCCTGTTCGACCAGCAAGGGCAGTGGGTCATTACCTCGTTCGCGGACTTGCCTCACGGGTCCGGGGTATCGGATCGCGAGTACTTCAAGTTCCACCAGCAGAACGTCTCGTCCCTGGCGCACATCGGCCCGGCCATCCGCAGTCGCGAGAACGGCGAGTGGATCATTCCGGTGTCCAGGCGGGTCAATGACAAGAACGGCAATTTCCAGGGCGTGTTGCTGGCCGGCATCAAAATGGCGTACTTCGACCAGTTCTTCAAAAGCTTCAGCATCGATGACCAGGGCGCGATGTTTCTGGCGCTGACCGACGGCACGCTGTTGGCGCGGCGGCCGTTTATCGAATCGCAGATCGGCACGTCGGTGGCCCAGGGCGCGATTTTCCAGAAGCATCTGCCCAACGCCAACGCAGGCAACGCGATGATCAACTCGGTGGTCGACAACACGGTTCGCTTGTATGGCTACCGGCAGTTGGAGGCGTATCCGCTGGTGGTGTCGGCGGCGTCCTCCAAGGACGCGATTCTCAAGGACTGGTACGCCACGGCGTTTCAGTCCAGCGTCATTGTGGCCCTGGTGGTGCTGGGCGTGGGGCTGTTCGGCTGGGTGTTCATTCATCAAGTGCGCGATGGCGGGCGGATCGAAGCCGATCTGCGCACGGCCCAGGAAGCGCTGGAACTGATCGCGACCCACGACAGCCTGACCGGCCTGGCCAATCGGCGCCTGTTCGAGCGGGCGCTGGACATCGAGTTCGGCCGCGGTGCCCGACAGGCGAGCCCGCTAAGTCTGGTGATGCTCGATATCGATTTCTTCAAACGCTACAACGACACTTATGGCCATGTGGCGGGAGATCATTGCCTGGCCGAAGTGGCGCGAGCGCTGAAGACGTGCTGCCATCGCAAGGCCGATCTGGCGGTGCGCTACGGCGGCGAAGAATTCGCGGCATTACTGCCGGACACCGACATTCACGGCGCGATGGTGATTGCCGAACAGATCCGCCGCAGCGTCATGGACAAAAACATCACCCACAGCGGCTCGCCCACCGGTTACGTGACCGTCAGCCTGGGCTGCTATTCGTTCGTGCCCACCGGGCGGGACAGCATCGAAGTGTTTATCCAGCGTGCGGACGCCGCGTTGTATCAGGCCAAGCACTCGGGGCGAAACCGTTCAGCGGTGCTGTCGATGGAAGGTGGCGTGGAAGCCTTGCTGCGCTCGGACCGTTGA
- a CDS encoding LysR substrate-binding domain-containing protein, with translation MLDLELLKSFVCVVDEGSFTRAAERVHRTQSTVSQQLRKLEELIGHPLLIRDRTGQNVTVTEHGERLIGYARRLLALSSEAVQALASDVDLEILRLGVPEDFDARRMAVLLAGFIQARPHARLETISGMSLDLKQKLDAGDIDIALIKREPDSGPCWASWPEVLVWVKGAGVDSANGVLPLALFPQGCIYRQRATRLLDVAQRPWRVAFGSHSLTGIQAAVASGLGISVLPESAVLPEHTVCTDLPELPASELALVSREGTLTGMQRGLVEFLKGALSEEARG, from the coding sequence ATGCTCGATCTTGAATTGCTCAAGAGCTTCGTCTGCGTGGTCGACGAAGGCAGCTTCACCCGCGCCGCCGAGCGCGTGCACCGCACCCAGTCGACCGTCAGCCAGCAGCTGCGCAAACTCGAAGAGCTGATCGGCCACCCGCTGCTGATCCGTGATCGCACCGGGCAGAACGTCACGGTCACCGAACATGGCGAACGCCTGATCGGCTATGCCCGCCGCTTGCTGGCACTGTCCTCGGAGGCGGTGCAGGCCCTGGCCAGCGACGTCGATCTGGAGATCCTGCGCCTCGGTGTGCCGGAAGACTTCGACGCCCGGCGCATGGCCGTGCTGCTCGCCGGTTTCATCCAGGCCCGGCCCCACGCCCGACTGGAAACCATCAGCGGCATGAGCCTGGACCTCAAGCAAAAACTCGACGCCGGTGACATCGACATCGCCCTGATCAAACGCGAACCGGACAGCGGACCGTGCTGGGCGTCCTGGCCGGAGGTGTTGGTGTGGGTCAAAGGTGCGGGTGTTGACTCGGCTAACGGAGTGTTGCCACTGGCGTTGTTTCCCCAGGGCTGTATTTATCGCCAGCGCGCCACCCGATTGCTGGATGTGGCCCAACGGCCCTGGCGCGTGGCTTTCGGTAGCCATAGCTTGACCGGGATTCAAGCGGCGGTGGCTTCAGGGTTGGGGATTTCCGTGCTGCCGGAGTCGGCGGTGTTGCCGGAGCATACGGTATGTACCGATTTGCCTGAATTACCGGCGTCGGAGTTGGCGTTGGTCAGTCGCGAGGGCACGTTGACCGGGATGCAGCGGGGGTTGGTGGAGTTTTTGAAGGGGGCGTTGAGTGAGGAGGCGCGGGGTTGA
- the xth gene encoding exodeoxyribonuclease III, with product MKPLRIATFNVNGLRARLPNLLAWLAREQPDIVCLQELKSLDSAFPAAELEAIGYGAIWQGQSSWNGVAILARDAQPLESRRGLPGDDADTQSRYLEAAVHGVLVGCLYLPNGNPQPGPKFEYKLAWFERLISYAQALQASDHPVVLAGDYNVVPTDLDIYNPRSWLKDALLQPESRECYQRLLDQGWTDSLRHLYPEDRLYTFWDYFRQHWQKNSGLRIDHLLLNPALSPYLQEAGVDAWVRNEPHASDHAPTWIRLGTRKRR from the coding sequence ATGAAGCCTTTGCGAATCGCGACGTTTAACGTCAACGGCCTGCGCGCCCGACTGCCGAACCTGCTGGCCTGGCTGGCGCGAGAGCAGCCGGACATCGTCTGCCTCCAAGAGCTCAAATCCCTCGACAGTGCCTTCCCGGCCGCGGAGTTGGAAGCTATCGGCTATGGCGCGATCTGGCAGGGCCAGTCCTCGTGGAACGGGGTGGCGATCCTGGCCCGGGATGCGCAACCATTGGAAAGTCGTCGCGGCTTGCCCGGAGACGACGCCGATACCCAAAGCCGCTATCTGGAAGCGGCGGTTCACGGGGTGCTGGTGGGGTGTCTGTACTTGCCTAACGGCAACCCGCAACCGGGGCCGAAGTTCGAGTACAAACTGGCCTGGTTCGAGCGGCTGATCAGCTACGCGCAAGCCCTTCAAGCCAGTGACCACCCGGTGGTGCTGGCCGGCGACTACAACGTGGTGCCCACCGACCTGGACATCTACAACCCGCGCTCCTGGCTCAAGGATGCGTTGCTGCAACCCGAGAGTCGCGAGTGTTATCAGCGCCTGCTGGACCAGGGCTGGACCGATTCCCTGCGGCACCTTTACCCGGAAGATCGCCTCTACACGTTCTGGGATTATTTCCGACAGCACTGGCAGAAAAATTCCGGGTTGCGTATCGATCATCTGTTGCTTAACCCGGCGCTGAGTCCGTATCTGCAAGAGGCCGGCGTCGATGCCTGGGTGCGCAACGAGCCCCATGCCAGCGACCATGCGCCGACGTGGATTCGGTTGGGGACGCGCAAGCGGCGTTGA
- a CDS encoding GNAT family N-acetyltransferase, producing the protein MDTSLEGNRIILRPLQYADAEALVQAAEDGELWKLTVTVVPSSTTVDSYLKRALDGRDAGSVLPFVIVLKETGKVIGSTRFWKVDRLNRKLEIGSSWIGASWQKTFVNTEAKYLMLRHAFEALDCVRVQFTTDENNQTSRNAILRLGAQQEGIVRHERIMPDGRKRNSVRFSIIDDEWPQVRQHLETKLALMQG; encoded by the coding sequence ATGGACACCTCCCTCGAAGGCAACAGAATCATCCTGCGCCCCCTGCAATACGCCGATGCCGAGGCGCTGGTGCAAGCGGCGGAAGACGGCGAACTGTGGAAACTGACAGTCACCGTGGTCCCCTCCTCGACCACCGTCGACAGCTACCTGAAAAGAGCCCTCGACGGTCGCGATGCCGGCAGCGTCCTGCCGTTCGTCATCGTGCTCAAGGAGACGGGCAAAGTCATCGGCTCTACCCGGTTCTGGAAAGTCGACCGGCTCAACCGCAAGCTGGAAATCGGCAGCAGCTGGATCGGCGCCAGCTGGCAGAAAACCTTCGTCAACACCGAGGCCAAGTACCTGATGCTGCGCCATGCCTTCGAAGCGCTCGATTGCGTGCGGGTGCAATTCACCACTGACGAAAACAACCAGACATCCCGCAACGCGATCCTCAGGCTGGGCGCGCAGCAGGAAGGCATCGTGCGCCACGAACGGATCATGCCGGACGGTCGCAAGCGCAACTCGGTGCGGTTCAGCATCATTGATGATGAATGGCCGCAGGTTCGGCAGCACTTGGAAACGAAACTGGCACTCATGCAGGGCTGA
- a CDS encoding AAA family ATPase produces MLIVFSGLPGTGKTTIAKGLAARLGALYLRIDSIEQAIRDADVLASDVGRSGYLVANALALTNLDMGSRVVVDCVNPVQESRDAWRETASRAQSSLIDIEVTCSDREEHRRRVETRQIDVPGLKAPDWQSVLDHDYEPWGCKPFGIDTALMSVDEAVAGIIERILLNPLRRHS; encoded by the coding sequence ATGCTCATCGTTTTCAGCGGGCTCCCGGGCACTGGCAAAACGACCATTGCTAAAGGCCTGGCAGCCCGGTTAGGTGCCCTGTATTTGCGGATCGATTCGATCGAACAGGCGATTCGAGACGCTGATGTGCTCGCGAGTGATGTCGGTCGCAGCGGCTATCTGGTTGCCAATGCGCTGGCGCTGACCAACCTCGACATGGGCAGCCGTGTCGTTGTCGATTGTGTTAACCCCGTGCAGGAAAGTCGCGATGCCTGGCGTGAAACGGCCAGTCGGGCACAATCATCGTTGATCGATATCGAAGTGACTTGCTCTGACCGGGAGGAACACCGGCGTCGGGTTGAGACGCGCCAGATCGATGTTCCCGGCCTGAAAGCGCCTGATTGGCAATCGGTGTTGGACCATGACTATGAGCCGTGGGGCTGCAAGCCGTTTGGTATAGACACTGCGTTGATGTCAGTCGATGAAGCTGTGGCCGGGATCATTGAGCGAATTTTGTTGAATCCGCTCAGGCGCCATTCTTGA
- a CDS encoding haloacid dehalogenase type II → MTLQHTPRPEWLTFDCYGTLIQWDEGLKAVAADILQDKGEHSIDVDRLIAVYDRHEHQLEQTPPHRSFRQLSTLGLQRALEELGLASLPEDSQRLAGAIPRMSPFPEVIETLARLKAMGFKLCIVSNTDDDIIAGNVAQLGGHIDRVITAQQAGAYKPNPRLFDYAHEQLGVRRDQVVHICASPMLDHAAARDMQFRCVWIDRGTGRQLLPDYRPDAILHTLDQVVPLFTSLGW, encoded by the coding sequence ATGACACTCCAGCACACCCCGCGCCCCGAATGGTTGACCTTCGATTGCTACGGCACGCTGATTCAGTGGGATGAAGGCCTGAAAGCCGTGGCCGCCGACATCTTGCAGGACAAGGGCGAGCACTCGATCGACGTCGATCGCCTGATCGCGGTGTACGACCGGCATGAACATCAACTGGAGCAGACCCCGCCGCACCGTTCGTTTCGCCAATTGAGCACCCTCGGCTTGCAACGGGCCCTGGAGGAGTTGGGGTTGGCGAGTCTGCCCGAAGACAGTCAGCGCCTGGCCGGGGCGATTCCACGGATGTCGCCGTTTCCCGAGGTGATTGAGACGCTGGCGCGGCTCAAGGCCATGGGCTTCAAGTTGTGCATCGTGTCCAACACCGATGACGACATCATCGCTGGCAATGTCGCGCAACTCGGCGGGCATATCGATCGGGTCATCACCGCGCAACAGGCCGGCGCCTACAAGCCGAATCCGCGGTTGTTTGACTACGCTCATGAGCAACTGGGCGTACGACGGGATCAGGTGGTGCATATTTGCGCCAGCCCGATGCTGGACCACGCCGCCGCGCGGGACATGCAGTTTCGCTGCGTGTGGATCGATCGCGGCACCGGTCGGCAATTGCTGCCGGACTATCGGCCGGACGCCATCCTTCACACGCTGGACCAGGTCGTGCCCTTGTTCACCTCCCTTGGCTGGTAA
- a CDS encoding HIT family protein yields the protein MNIPQPFIIHETKYWQLNHRLNSALPGYLMLGARSNANALHELPDSALAELGPLLATTQRIVETLFKPKRLYIGRYGHEPGHSIHFHIVPIYDWVEDLFWQDERYRLLDTFSSATPASPTDGAELTLFVWREFCERPDPPKAPGMTVEQVICHLREAFL from the coding sequence ATGAACATCCCGCAACCCTTCATCATTCACGAAACCAAATATTGGCAGCTCAACCATCGCCTCAACTCGGCGTTGCCGGGTTACCTGATGCTTGGCGCCCGCTCCAACGCCAACGCGCTCCACGAACTGCCCGACAGCGCACTGGCCGAACTCGGTCCGCTGCTGGCCACCACCCAACGCATCGTTGAAACACTGTTCAAACCCAAACGCCTGTACATCGGTCGTTATGGCCATGAACCCGGGCACTCCATCCATTTTCACATCGTCCCGATCTACGACTGGGTCGAGGATCTGTTCTGGCAGGATGAACGCTACCGGTTGCTCGACACCTTCTCTTCCGCCACGCCGGCAAGCCCGACCGATGGCGCCGAACTGACACTGTTCGTCTGGCGCGAGTTCTGTGAACGGCCTGATCCGCCAAAAGCACCCGGCATGACAGTCGAGCAGGTGATCTGCCACTTGCGTGAAGCGTTCCTCTGA
- a CDS encoding alpha/beta hydrolase, with the protein MSGGTVTCAKGITYKQQGEFMLTDKKDVSEKRVPIESTKAIVFFVGGAGDKEKYYFSGTFGNAQDAQTAFDPRTLCLKELGQYRSEWLGYNEVRGKKDIQKFVLDVIPYKSCPVYIVGHSLGGWNGAHLSKIMSDWGYKIKMLITLDPVGEGALVWLGSDIYRETPTPVAEQWINVKAMPTKKDQSDSVAEFGEKWRVSGGPAINVTMDTNHYNAVAMLTRPIAGAKSAGDIMYESIMKEFP; encoded by the coding sequence ATGAGTGGTGGAACGGTTACTTGTGCGAAAGGTATTACTTATAAGCAACAAGGCGAATTCATGCTGACGGATAAGAAGGATGTCAGTGAGAAGAGGGTGCCGATTGAGAGTACCAAGGCAATTGTCTTTTTTGTGGGTGGGGCGGGAGATAAGGAGAAATACTATTTTTCCGGAACGTTTGGAAACGCCCAAGATGCCCAGACAGCATTCGATCCACGAACGCTATGCTTGAAAGAACTAGGTCAGTATCGTTCCGAATGGTTAGGGTATAACGAAGTCAGGGGTAAAAAGGACATTCAGAAATTCGTACTGGATGTTATTCCCTATAAGTCCTGCCCTGTATATATCGTGGGGCATAGTTTGGGCGGGTGGAATGGTGCGCATTTATCCAAAATAATGTCTGATTGGGGGTACAAGATAAAAATGTTGATCACCCTCGACCCAGTGGGTGAAGGAGCATTGGTCTGGCTAGGTTCGGATATCTACCGGGAGACGCCCACTCCGGTAGCTGAGCAATGGATAAATGTAAAAGCAATGCCTACGAAGAAGGATCAGTCTGACTCGGTTGCAGAATTTGGTGAGAAATGGCGGGTTTCGGGTGGTCCCGCTATTAACGTCACGATGGATACCAATCATTACAATGCAGTCGCAATGCTAACTAGACCCATTGCAGGTGCGAAGTCTGCAGGCGACATAATGTACGAATCCATCATGAAAGAGTTTCCATGA
- a CDS encoding aldolase, with product MAHTLAGSSRPARYADLNLDSEAAIIARTELAACFRLAALHGLEEGICNHFSAMVPGRDDLFFVNPYGYAFAEVSVDNLLVCDFHGNVVAGDGQPEATAFYIHARLHKQLPRVKVAFHTHMPNATALCLLQGPPLLWLGQTALKFYGRTAVDEDYNGLALDESEGDRIASVLGAADILFLKNHGVIVCGPAIAEAWDDLYYLERAAQVQLLAMATQRELKPVPHEIAQRAYEQMRLGDAESARAHLQSAMRRLAG from the coding sequence ATGGCACACACCCTTGCAGGCAGTTCCCGCCCCGCGCGCTACGCCGATCTGAACCTGGATTCGGAGGCCGCCATCATTGCCCGCACGGAACTGGCGGCGTGCTTCCGACTGGCGGCGCTGCACGGTTTGGAGGAGGGCATTTGCAACCACTTTTCGGCCATGGTGCCGGGGCGTGATGATCTGTTTTTTGTGAACCCCTACGGCTATGCGTTTGCCGAGGTCAGCGTCGACAACCTGCTGGTCTGTGACTTCCACGGCAACGTCGTGGCCGGTGACGGGCAGCCGGAGGCGACCGCGTTCTACATCCATGCCCGGCTGCATAAACAGCTGCCACGGGTAAAAGTGGCGTTCCACACGCACATGCCGAATGCCACGGCATTGTGTTTGCTACAAGGCCCTCCGTTGCTGTGGCTGGGGCAGACGGCATTGAAGTTTTACGGGCGCACGGCGGTGGATGAGGACTACAACGGCTTGGCCCTGGACGAGTCCGAAGGCGATCGGATTGCCAGTGTGCTGGGCGCTGCCGATATCCTGTTTTTGAAGAATCACGGGGTGATTGTCTGCGGGCCGGCCATCGCTGAGGCCTGGGACGATTTGTATTACCTGGAACGTGCCGCCCAGGTGCAGTTACTGGCGATGGCGACCCAGCGCGAGCTCAAGCCTGTTCCCCACGAAATTGCCCAGCGGGCGTATGAGCAGATGCGTTTGGGGGATGCCGAAAGTGCTCGGGCGCATTTGCAGAGTGCGATGCGGCGGTTGGCTGGGTGA